One Cotesia glomerata isolate CgM1 linkage group LG8, MPM_Cglom_v2.3, whole genome shotgun sequence genomic window carries:
- the LOC123271047 gene encoding uncharacterized protein LOC123271047 produces MQLLSAQLLTFLTFCVLVQSQNINFNSGRRFSNNFEQTFNKQALGFSNDGKIEIQPLTYRTLKGALSIIKEVFFADENLSKGCSVSYDPGAAEELEPLCAGVAADGLSVVAIDVNTREVVGVILNKVLTPLPKNQKSNLEVFGKNSKHKASKCFANVNINIESRVDLFDLYKVNCILEMTFLTVKKTHQRKGIAELLMSLTLKLVNELRRGIAKKTSVDFNRTSVNNANAIPSLVSGTFTSTYSQKISDKLGFDNIMEVSYDDVIFNGQKLSTKLDNIQKSARIAAKRV; encoded by the exons ATGCAATTACTGTCAGCACAGTtgttaacatttttaactttctgcGTATTAGTTCAATCTCagaatattaatttcaatagcggacgaagattttcaaa TAATTTTGAGCAAACATTTAATAAGCAAGCGTTAGGATTTTCAAATGATGGAAAAATAGAAATTCAACCATTAACATATAGAACATTGAAAGGTGCCTTGTCTATCAttaaagaagttttttttgccGATGAAAACTTAAGCAAAGGTTGTAGTGTATCTTATGATCCTGGAGCCGCTGAAGAACTCGAGCCGTTATGCGCTGGTGTCGCTGCTGATGGGCTTAGTGTCGTTGCGATTGATGTTAATACAAGGGAAGTCGTCggtgttattttaaataaagtacTT aCACCATTgcctaaaaatcaaaaaagcaACCTTGAAGTATTTGGTAAAAATAGCAAGCATAAAGCATCAAAATGCTTTGCAAATGTGAACATCAATATTGAGTCCAGAGTAGATCTCTTCGATTTATACAAGGTCAATTGTATACTGGAAATGACTTTTCTGACAGTCAAAAAAACTCATCAGCGAAAAGGAATCGCCGAATTATTAATGTCATTAACATTGAAATTAGTAAACGAATTGAGAAGAGGAATAGCCAAAAAAACTTCCGTTGATTTTAACAGAACGTCAGTCAATAATGCTAATGCTATTCCAAGTCTTGTTTCAGGGACATTTACATCTACATATTCTCAAAAAATAAGCGATAAACTTGGTTTTGATAATATTATGGAGGTGAGTTATGATGATGTGATATTTAATGGTCAAAAATTGAGTACAAAACTAGATAATATCCAGAAATCTGCTCGAATTGCTGCAAAAAGAGTTtaa